Proteins encoded in a region of the Agromyces protaetiae genome:
- a CDS encoding HAD family hydrolase, translated as MRPHTRVIFLDVDGTIIDGHERMAPSTPEAVRRARAAGHLVYLATGRSRAEILPHVAEIGFDGAITAGGGFAEVGDRLIASHTMSADDLEALTDVLEDEGLDYYLQAADRVYASPGMLEHYFRLMREGALPDDDTAEGVPELVIPEASTDAALADAYAPVADAPDDAIAKALFLGEDERAYERVARRLGDRFTVITGTIAHLGGASGEVSPLGVDKGRAAFDVLADLGVPVERAVAIGDSVNDLQILERCGLGIAMGNASAAVKAIADEETTGVLDDGIWNAFVRHGLI; from the coding sequence GTGCGCCCCCACACCCGAGTGATCTTCCTGGACGTGGACGGCACCATCATCGACGGGCACGAGCGGATGGCTCCCTCGACGCCCGAGGCGGTCCGCCGGGCGCGGGCCGCCGGGCATCTCGTGTACCTCGCGACGGGTCGCTCGCGCGCCGAGATCCTGCCGCACGTCGCCGAGATCGGCTTCGACGGCGCGATCACCGCGGGCGGCGGATTCGCCGAGGTCGGCGACCGGCTCATCGCGTCGCACACCATGAGCGCCGACGATCTTGAGGCGCTCACCGACGTGCTCGAGGACGAGGGCCTCGACTACTACCTCCAGGCGGCGGACCGCGTGTACGCATCGCCCGGGATGCTCGAGCACTACTTCCGCCTCATGCGCGAAGGGGCGCTGCCCGACGATGACACGGCCGAGGGCGTTCCGGAACTCGTCATCCCCGAGGCATCCACCGACGCCGCGCTCGCCGACGCCTACGCGCCCGTCGCCGACGCACCGGACGATGCCATCGCGAAGGCGCTCTTCCTCGGCGAGGACGAGCGCGCCTACGAGCGCGTCGCGCGCCGCCTCGGCGACCGGTTCACGGTGATCACCGGCACCATCGCGCATCTCGGCGGGGCGAGCGGCGAGGTGTCTCCGCTCGGCGTCGACAAGGGCAGGGCCGCGTTCGACGTGCTCGCCGATCTCGGTGTGCCGGTCGAGCGCGCGGTCGCGATCGGCGACAGCGTCAACGATCTGCAGATCCTCGAGCGGTGCGGGCTGGGCATCGCGATGGGCAACGCCTCCGCCGCGGTCAAGGCGATCGCCGACGAGGAGACCACGGGCGTCCTCGACGACGGCATCTGGAACGCCTTCGTGCGCCACGGCCTGATCTGA
- a CDS encoding polysaccharide deacetylase family protein produces the protein MLGSAALVTAAVLATSLLATAAPAAALEGAPTVVSLTFDDSNANQNTAASILNANNLDGTFYATTGFVGQPGYQTRADLEALAAAGHEIAGHSVSHPDMATLTPTEARAQACQSRATLTAWGFQVTSFAYPYASLNATAKQAVVDCGYNTARNLGDIETRFGCSGCGFAEAVPPADPFELRVPDQVDSTWTLADLQNTVINAENTGGGWIGLTFHHICDDCDVEGLNVSPALFTQFVQWLAARPATHNTSVKTVHQVFGGAVKPVTGTTFPPAPAPGVNGIKNPSLEELGTNGVPDCFMLAGYGTNAPTFSRVSPGRTGNVAEQVVMANYVDGDAKTIMTMDFGSCAPTVTEGHQYSLRTWYTSTVVTQFAVYLRNGVGGWVYWTSSPWFAPAAAYTQAIWDSPPIPAGYNGISFGLNLFSNGQLVTDDYELYDLSGAPTTTVPGTPTITGTAQVGQVLTANPGTWTPAPSTYTYQWLRNGTAITGATNATYAPVAADVGTTLTVRVSGTPAGATAASATSAGVTVTAAPVTVTPGTPTITGTPRVGSVLTANPGTWSPAGLGFTYQWLRNGTAIAGATAQTYTAVAADAGTTVSVRVTGTPAGGTGVSATSSGVAVTAVTVTPGTPTISGTPRVGSVLTANPGTWSPTGLTFTYQWLRNGTAIAGATARTYTAVAADAGATLSVRVTGAPAGGTGASATSAGVVVVATVTPGTPTISGTARVGGVLTANPGTWSPTGVALTYQWLRNGSPIAGATARTYTLVTADWLSMISVRVTGTVTGATATRTSGSILILRLR, from the coding sequence ATGCTCGGCTCGGCCGCCCTGGTCACGGCCGCGGTGCTGGCGACCTCGCTCCTCGCGACCGCCGCACCCGCTGCGGCGCTCGAAGGCGCGCCGACGGTCGTGAGCCTCACGTTCGACGACTCCAACGCGAACCAGAACACCGCGGCGAGCATCCTGAACGCGAACAACCTCGACGGCACGTTCTACGCGACGACGGGGTTCGTCGGCCAGCCGGGCTACCAGACCCGCGCCGACCTCGAGGCGCTCGCCGCGGCGGGGCACGAGATCGCCGGCCACTCCGTGTCGCACCCCGACATGGCCACGCTGACGCCGACCGAGGCCAGGGCCCAGGCCTGTCAGAGCCGCGCGACGCTGACCGCGTGGGGCTTCCAGGTGACGAGCTTCGCCTACCCGTACGCGTCCCTGAACGCGACGGCCAAGCAGGCGGTCGTCGACTGCGGTTACAACACCGCGCGGAACCTGGGCGACATCGAGACCCGGTTCGGATGCTCCGGATGCGGGTTCGCCGAGGCGGTACCGCCGGCCGATCCGTTCGAGCTGCGTGTGCCCGACCAGGTCGACTCGACGTGGACGCTTGCCGACCTGCAGAACACGGTGATCAACGCCGAGAACACCGGCGGCGGATGGATCGGGCTGACGTTCCACCACATCTGCGACGACTGCGACGTCGAAGGACTGAACGTGAGTCCGGCGCTGTTCACGCAGTTCGTGCAGTGGCTCGCGGCCCGGCCCGCGACGCACAACACGTCCGTCAAGACGGTGCACCAGGTCTTCGGCGGGGCCGTGAAGCCGGTCACCGGCACGACCTTCCCGCCCGCACCGGCGCCCGGCGTCAACGGCATCAAGAACCCCAGCCTCGAGGAGCTCGGTACCAACGGCGTGCCCGACTGCTTCATGCTCGCCGGATACGGCACCAACGCGCCGACCTTCAGCCGGGTGTCGCCCGGTCGCACCGGCAACGTGGCCGAGCAGGTCGTCATGGCGAACTACGTCGACGGCGACGCGAAGACCATCATGACGATGGACTTCGGCTCGTGCGCACCGACCGTGACCGAGGGCCATCAGTACTCGCTCCGGACCTGGTACACCTCGACCGTGGTCACGCAGTTCGCGGTGTACCTGCGGAACGGCGTCGGCGGCTGGGTGTACTGGACGTCGAGCCCGTGGTTCGCCCCGGCCGCCGCGTACACCCAGGCGATCTGGGACTCGCCGCCGATCCCGGCGGGGTACAACGGCATCAGCTTCGGCCTGAACCTGTTCTCCAACGGCCAGCTCGTCACGGACGACTACGAGCTGTACGACCTGTCGGGTGCGCCGACCACCACGGTGCCGGGCACGCCGACCATCACCGGTACGGCACAGGTCGGCCAGGTGCTCACCGCGAACCCCGGCACCTGGACGCCGGCACCGTCGACCTACACGTATCAGTGGCTGCGGAACGGCACCGCCATCACGGGCGCCACCAACGCGACGTACGCACCGGTGGCGGCCGACGTCGGCACGACGCTGACCGTGCGGGTCTCCGGGACACCGGCTGGGGCGACCGCGGCGAGCGCGACCTCGGCGGGGGTCACGGTCACCGCCGCGCCCGTGACCGTGACGCCGGGCACGCCGACGATCACGGGGACACCGCGCGTCGGCAGTGTGCTCACGGCGAACCCGGGCACCTGGTCGCCGGCGGGGCTGGGGTTCACCTATCAGTGGTTGCGCAATGGCACGGCCATCGCCGGCGCGACCGCGCAGACGTACACGGCGGTGGCCGCCGACGCAGGGACGACGGTGAGTGTGCGCGTCACGGGGACGCCGGCCGGGGGCACCGGCGTGAGCGCGACCTCGTCGGGCGTCGCGGTCACCGCGGTGACCGTCACGCCCGGCACGCCGACGATCAGCGGGACGCCGCGTGTGGGCAGCGTGCTCACGGCGAACCCGGGCACGTGGTCGCCCACCGGGCTGACGTTCACCTACCAGTGGCTGCGGAACGGCACCGCCATCGCCGGCGCGACCGCGCGGACGTACACGGCGGTGGCCGCGGACGCGGGCGCCACGCTGAGCGTGCGGGTCACGGGTGCTCCGGCCGGCGGCACGGGGGCAAGTGCCACCTCGGCGGGCGTCGTGGTGGTGGCGACCGTGACGCCGGGCACGCCGACGATCTCGGGTACGGCTCGGGTCGGTGGCGTGCTGACCGCGAACCCGGGCACGTGGTCGCCGACCGGCGTCGCGCTCACGTATCAGTGGCTGCGCAACGGCAGCCCGATCGCCGGCGCGACCGCGCGGACCTACACGCTCGTGACCGCCGACTGGCTGAGCATGATCTCGGTCAGGGTGACGGGCACCGTGACCGGCGCCACCGCGACCAGGACCTCGGGGTCGATCCTGATTCTGCGTCTCAGGTGA
- a CDS encoding TetR/AcrR family transcriptional regulator — MADTTTTRAYRSALRSEQAAATRRRVLDAAAASFVERGYHGSSLADIGARAGVSTETVKANGPKRDLLLRAFEQAFAGTEGDAQIADGDAAAALGAIAGADDWLAAVAGFVAAANARTSVLWIEFLSAANTDDAIDRALGDLLVRRHADYLSVAGQLIERGIAAPGTDPEASAAVLSFLWSPESHQQLVLQSGWDHDRYERWLADAARRHLER; from the coding sequence ATGGCAGACACGACGACGACCCGCGCGTACCGGTCGGCACTGCGCTCCGAGCAGGCTGCGGCGACGCGCCGGCGCGTGCTCGACGCCGCTGCGGCCAGCTTCGTCGAACGCGGCTACCACGGCAGCTCGCTCGCCGACATCGGCGCGCGAGCCGGCGTCTCGACCGAGACGGTCAAGGCGAACGGCCCGAAACGAGACCTGCTCCTGCGCGCGTTCGAGCAGGCGTTCGCGGGGACCGAAGGCGACGCGCAGATCGCCGACGGCGATGCGGCCGCGGCGCTCGGAGCCATCGCCGGCGCCGACGACTGGCTCGCCGCCGTGGCGGGTTTCGTGGCCGCGGCGAACGCCCGGACGAGCGTGCTCTGGATCGAGTTCCTGAGCGCGGCCAACACCGATGACGCCATCGACCGTGCACTCGGCGACCTGCTGGTGCGCCGACACGCCGATTACCTCAGCGTCGCCGGCCAGCTGATCGAGCGGGGCATCGCCGCGCCCGGTACCGACCCCGAGGCATCCGCGGCCGTCCTGTCCTTCCTGTGGTCGCCCGAAAGCCATCAGCAACTCGTCCTCCAATCGGGCTGGGACCACGACCGCTACGAACGCTGGCTCGCCGACGCCGCCCGCCGCCACCTGGAACGGTAG
- a CDS encoding nucleotide disphospho-sugar-binding domain-containing protein, whose translation MISVLIASTPVRGHVTPLLAVAEALVAAGDRVRFLTGARYRDDVLATGAEFLPLPPEADYDDRDMDAAFPGRRGLTGPAGIRYDMIEIFLKPVPAQLRALRAAIGAEPTDAVLAESMFGAAAVLSGVPRAERPLVVNLGIVPLAMKHPDVAPFGLGITPLRGPIGRLRNAVLTATAERGVFAPVQRYADQLARTETGRGLDRFFLDWPAGADLLVQFTVPEFEYVRRGLPDTVHFVGPVSRARASSSELPSWWPELTAGRPVVHVTQGTVANSEWTLVEPTVRALAGEDVLVVVSTGGRPVDELPRDLPSNVRAASFLPYERLLPLTHVMVTNGGYGGVHYALEHDVPVVVAGRTEDKAEVSARVAWSGAGIDLRTDRPAPSKIARAVRTALEDASYRARAAEIGAAIRRSPGPSAVHEIVTRALAPARAGGPSPN comes from the coding sequence ATGATCTCCGTGCTCATCGCCTCCACACCGGTTCGCGGCCACGTCACCCCATTGCTCGCCGTCGCCGAGGCGCTGGTCGCGGCCGGCGACCGCGTGCGATTCCTGACCGGAGCGCGTTATCGCGATGACGTGCTCGCCACCGGTGCCGAGTTCCTGCCCCTGCCGCCCGAGGCGGACTACGACGACCGCGACATGGACGCGGCCTTCCCCGGCCGTCGCGGTCTCACAGGACCCGCGGGCATCCGGTACGACATGATCGAGATCTTCCTCAAGCCGGTCCCGGCGCAGCTGCGTGCGTTGCGCGCGGCCATCGGCGCCGAGCCGACGGACGCGGTGCTCGCCGAGTCGATGTTCGGTGCGGCGGCGGTCCTCAGCGGGGTGCCGCGCGCCGAACGGCCGCTCGTCGTCAATCTCGGCATCGTGCCGCTGGCGATGAAGCACCCCGATGTGGCCCCCTTCGGCCTCGGCATCACGCCCCTACGAGGGCCGATCGGCCGCCTCCGCAATGCGGTGCTCACCGCGACCGCCGAGCGAGGCGTGTTCGCGCCCGTCCAGCGGTACGCCGATCAGCTCGCGCGCACTGAGACCGGCCGAGGGCTCGACCGGTTCTTCCTCGACTGGCCCGCCGGTGCCGACCTGCTCGTGCAGTTCACGGTGCCCGAGTTCGAGTATGTGCGACGCGGGCTGCCCGACACCGTGCACTTCGTGGGGCCGGTCTCGCGTGCGCGTGCGTCCTCGTCCGAGCTGCCGAGTTGGTGGCCCGAGCTCACGGCGGGGCGCCCGGTCGTGCACGTGACGCAGGGCACCGTCGCGAACAGCGAGTGGACCCTCGTCGAACCGACCGTTCGTGCGCTCGCCGGAGAGGACGTGCTCGTGGTGGTCTCGACGGGCGGGCGCCCGGTCGACGAGCTGCCGCGGGACCTGCCGTCGAACGTCAGGGCAGCGAGCTTCCTCCCGTACGAGCGGTTGCTCCCGCTCACGCACGTCATGGTCACGAACGGCGGCTACGGGGGAGTGCACTACGCCCTCGAGCATGACGTGCCGGTCGTGGTCGCAGGCCGAACCGAGGACAAGGCCGAGGTCAGTGCCCGAGTCGCGTGGTCGGGCGCGGGCATCGACCTCCGGACCGACCGGCCGGCTCCGTCGAAGATCGCACGAGCCGTGCGCACGGCACTCGAGGATGCGAGCTATCGAGCGCGCGCCGCCGAGATCGGCGCTGCCATCCGACGTTCGCCCGGGCCATCCGCCGTGCATGAGATCGTCACGCGAGCTCTCGCCCCGGCTCGGGCCGGCGGGCCATCGCCGAACTGA
- a CDS encoding S8 family serine peptidase: MFRAIRAALAVLVTGVLVAGFAGPAVAEEPSVPEPVTLADQVAEAAKSGATGADELAASVGLPATGANSLSVSEDGAIAATVTFAAAPTEGDLARVAGIATVDRVYSFSPAAVVTVDPVRIPELQALSGVTSVVPVVTATTGATRAPLMATEVAPAGAPADDSCRAIPVEADGPLRTELARETFGVDGTGVTIGIISDSYGLATDVTTPEQDVALGVLPGPGNPCGYETPVEVLVESATGDDEGRGMAQLVHGIAPGAKLMFASGWGGPNGMAESIIQLAEAGADIIVDDLGYATETYFQQGLISVAINAVRAQGVAYYTSAGNSNVAGAEDGPSAGLPIAAWQTPSYRGIECPDWVQVAPGVTEYDCLDFDPTSVDDAYDLLGFNGGLDPQVLLSWGEPINGVESSFDLQLYAEDEDGQPELYGVGVTFDSNIPNRLVPTEDVEEGVYRLVVVRDLTDRAAHEPALWIGTMQGSDGISWREHDRSTGDDVVGPATFGHPADGSGVGVAAADWRTPQVPEPFTSPGPGTIRFEALDPQSLVPAAALPEPVRIQAPEVTGVDGTRTSFFGGPGDGLYRFFGTSAAAPNVAATHALATQFAPGTGADEITELLLETAAPMTNPFDGILPDDEVFGAGLADGYSLLAALPAPAVTGLAGTVLSPTSVAVEWEAGATATGYQVELLRQGEIIDAGTLGAEETATTFAGLTPETTYRVRVAALNSSDEPGVWAETTDLRTPRPPQPSTLPAAPGEAALTPETAGGLIATPDRVRAGETVTISGLPASAWVAGWAYSTPTVLGWAWTGADGKAAFRIPADLAAGAHRLAVTDASGQLLGWVGVTVLADAPVPARPAGLATTGTDVDVTPALAAVMLALLAGAALTAVGRRRARRS, from the coding sequence GTGTTCAGAGCCATTCGCGCTGCCCTTGCGGTGCTGGTGACCGGAGTCCTGGTGGCAGGCTTCGCCGGGCCGGCGGTTGCGGAGGAGCCGTCCGTCCCCGAGCCGGTGACGCTGGCGGACCAGGTCGCCGAGGCGGCGAAGAGCGGCGCGACCGGAGCCGACGAGCTCGCCGCGTCGGTCGGCCTGCCGGCGACGGGTGCGAACAGCCTCTCCGTGAGCGAAGACGGCGCGATCGCGGCCACCGTGACGTTCGCCGCGGCACCCACCGAGGGCGACCTCGCGCGGGTGGCCGGCATCGCGACGGTCGACCGCGTGTACTCCTTCAGCCCGGCGGCCGTGGTGACCGTGGACCCGGTGCGGATCCCTGAACTCCAGGCGCTCTCGGGCGTGACCTCGGTCGTGCCGGTCGTCACCGCGACGACCGGTGCCACCCGCGCACCGCTCATGGCCACCGAGGTGGCACCCGCGGGCGCCCCGGCCGACGACTCGTGCCGCGCGATCCCCGTCGAGGCCGATGGCCCGCTGCGCACCGAGCTCGCGCGTGAGACGTTCGGCGTGGACGGCACGGGCGTGACGATCGGGATCATCTCGGACTCATACGGCCTGGCCACCGACGTCACCACCCCTGAGCAGGACGTCGCGCTCGGCGTGCTGCCCGGCCCGGGCAACCCGTGCGGCTACGAGACGCCGGTCGAGGTGCTCGTCGAGTCCGCCACCGGCGACGACGAGGGCCGCGGCATGGCGCAGCTCGTGCACGGCATCGCGCCGGGCGCGAAGCTCATGTTCGCGTCCGGGTGGGGTGGTCCGAACGGCATGGCCGAGTCGATCATCCAGCTCGCCGAGGCCGGAGCGGACATCATCGTCGACGACCTGGGCTACGCGACCGAGACCTACTTCCAGCAGGGGCTCATCTCGGTGGCGATCAACGCCGTCCGGGCGCAGGGCGTCGCGTACTACACGTCGGCGGGCAACTCGAACGTCGCCGGTGCCGAGGACGGCCCGAGCGCAGGCCTTCCGATCGCGGCGTGGCAGACGCCGTCGTACCGTGGCATCGAGTGCCCCGACTGGGTCCAGGTCGCCCCCGGCGTGACCGAGTACGACTGCCTCGACTTCGACCCCACGTCGGTCGACGACGCGTACGACCTCCTGGGCTTCAACGGCGGCCTCGACCCGCAGGTGCTGCTCAGCTGGGGCGAGCCGATCAACGGCGTCGAGTCGTCGTTCGACCTGCAGCTCTACGCCGAGGACGAGGACGGGCAGCCCGAGCTGTACGGCGTCGGGGTGACCTTCGACTCGAACATCCCGAACCGGCTCGTGCCGACCGAGGACGTCGAGGAGGGCGTGTACCGGCTCGTGGTGGTGCGCGACCTGACCGATCGGGCTGCGCACGAGCCCGCCCTCTGGATCGGCACCATGCAGGGTTCCGACGGCATCTCCTGGCGCGAGCACGACCGCAGCACCGGTGACGACGTCGTCGGGCCGGCGACGTTCGGCCACCCGGCCGACGGTTCCGGCGTCGGCGTCGCCGCGGCCGACTGGCGGACGCCGCAGGTCCCCGAGCCCTTCACCTCGCCCGGGCCGGGCACGATCCGCTTCGAGGCCCTCGATCCGCAGAGCCTGGTCCCCGCCGCCGCCCTGCCCGAGCCCGTTCGCATCCAGGCCCCGGAGGTCACGGGTGTCGACGGCACCCGCACGAGCTTCTTCGGCGGGCCGGGCGACGGCCTCTACCGGTTCTTCGGCACCTCCGCCGCGGCTCCGAACGTCGCCGCCACCCATGCCCTCGCCACCCAGTTCGCGCCGGGCACCGGCGCGGACGAGATCACGGAGCTGCTCCTCGAGACGGCGGCACCGATGACGAACCCGTTCGACGGCATCCTGCCCGACGACGAGGTCTTCGGCGCCGGTCTCGCCGACGGCTACTCGCTGCTGGCCGCACTGCCGGCCCCCGCGGTCACCGGCCTCGCCGGCACCGTGCTGTCGCCGACGAGCGTGGCCGTGGAGTGGGAGGCCGGCGCGACGGCGACCGGCTACCAGGTCGAGCTGCTGCGACAGGGCGAGATCATCGACGCCGGCACGCTGGGGGCCGAGGAGACCGCCACGACGTTCGCCGGACTCACTCCCGAGACCACCTACCGGGTCCGGGTCGCCGCGCTGAACAGCTCGGATGAGCCGGGCGTCTGGGCGGAGACCACCGACCTGCGGACGCCGCGGCCTCCGCAGCCGAGCACGCTTCCGGCGGCTCCCGGGGAGGCCGCACTCACCCCGGAGACCGCCGGCGGGCTCATCGCGACGCCCGACCGGGTTCGCGCGGGCGAGACCGTCACGATCAGCGGGTTGCCCGCGTCCGCCTGGGTCGCCGGCTGGGCGTACTCCACTCCGACGGTCCTCGGATGGGCCTGGACCGGCGCCGACGGGAAGGCGGCGTTCCGCATCCCCGCGGACCTCGCAGCCGGCGCGCACCGACTCGCGGTCACCGATGCGTCAGGCCAGCTGCTCGGCTGGGTCGGCGTGACCGTGCTGGCCGACGCCCCCGTCCCGGCACGACCCGCCGGACTCGCGACGACCGGCACCGACGTCGACGTGACGCCCGCGCTCGCCGCCGTGATGCTGGCCCTGCTGGCCGGTGCCGCGCTCACGGCCGTCGGGCGACGGCGCGCCCGCCGCTCCTGA
- a CDS encoding signal peptidase II gives MSEEAATGQTSDESTATVTTPAGHWSRHAPWIAVVIGVVVLVVDQLTKVWAEATLTLGERTPVLGDALGIQLAYNPGAAFSLGANATWVFTILAGIGVVVVAWFVWRVRSRVWAVCLGLLLGGATTHFLDRMFRDPSFGQGHVVDFIAYFNWFIGNIADIALFFGVVMFLILTLRGTPLRPAPEAPAEVGDQPAGDRAV, from the coding sequence ATGAGCGAGGAAGCGGCGACCGGCCAGACGAGCGACGAATCGACCGCGACGGTGACCACGCCGGCCGGGCACTGGTCGCGCCACGCGCCGTGGATCGCGGTGGTCATCGGGGTCGTCGTCCTCGTCGTCGACCAACTGACGAAGGTCTGGGCCGAGGCGACCCTGACGCTCGGTGAGCGCACACCCGTGCTCGGCGACGCGCTCGGCATCCAGCTCGCCTACAACCCCGGCGCGGCGTTCTCGCTCGGTGCGAATGCGACCTGGGTGTTCACGATCCTCGCCGGCATCGGTGTGGTCGTCGTCGCCTGGTTCGTGTGGCGCGTGCGTTCCCGGGTGTGGGCCGTGTGCCTCGGGCTCCTCCTCGGCGGGGCGACCACGCACTTCCTCGACCGCATGTTCCGGGATCCGTCCTTCGGCCAGGGGCACGTCGTCGACTTCATCGCCTACTTCAACTGGTTCATCGGGAACATCGCCGACATCGCCCTCTTCTTCGGGGTCGTGATGTTCCTGATCCTCACCCTCCGCGGCACGCCGCTTCGGCCGGCGCCCGAGGCGCCGGCCGAGGTCGGGGATCAGCCGGCCGGAGATCGGGCGGTCTGA
- a CDS encoding NtaA/DmoA family FMN-dependent monooxygenase (This protein belongs to a clade of FMN-dependent monooxygenases, within a broader family of flavin-dependent oxidoreductases, the luciferase-like monooxygenase (LMM) family, some of whose members use coenzyme F420 rather than FMN.), which yields MTTPPPRTPLHLNAFVMNTSSHIHHGQWRRPDAGQVDFNDVGVWIRLAKLLEEAKFDAMFFADVTGVYGDADADFDVYIREGLQIPSNDPIPLVAALAAHTEKIGLALTSNVAQNHPFNFARQVSTLDHISRGRIAWNIVTGLQDNGARNFGYPRLTDHTERYAWAEEYVDVTYKLWEGSWDEDALLKDKERGVFSDPTKIHKIDHVSERYEVQGPHLPSPSPQRTPVLYQAGSSASGRQFAARNAEATFIIAPTPAIAKELIDDTRRLAVEAGRRPEDIKFFQGLSFVVGATEEEAKAKAAEYEKYVSVDGYLAHHALVDKTGRVYDPETPIKDVETNTAKGLTEWAAKAITDREPVIRDVALLISRSTRLVGTADQIADALEEWQAAGVDGINVINWVIPGSFEEFVRDVLPTLRARGLARSDYGPGTTLREQLFGEPRLNARHPAARYRGAFGRNATEEPALPVPADASI from the coding sequence ATGACCACCCCGCCGCCCCGCACGCCATTGCACCTGAACGCGTTCGTGATGAACACGAGCTCGCACATCCACCACGGCCAGTGGCGGCGGCCCGACGCCGGTCAGGTCGACTTCAACGACGTCGGCGTGTGGATCCGCCTCGCGAAGCTGCTCGAGGAGGCGAAGTTCGACGCCATGTTCTTCGCCGACGTCACGGGCGTCTACGGCGACGCCGACGCGGACTTCGACGTGTACATCCGCGAGGGCCTGCAGATCCCGAGCAACGACCCGATCCCGCTCGTCGCGGCACTCGCCGCCCACACCGAGAAGATCGGCCTCGCGCTCACGAGCAACGTCGCCCAGAACCATCCGTTCAACTTCGCTCGCCAGGTCTCGACGCTGGATCACATCTCGCGCGGCCGCATCGCCTGGAACATCGTGACGGGGCTGCAGGACAACGGCGCGCGGAACTTCGGCTACCCGCGGCTCACCGACCACACCGAGCGCTACGCGTGGGCCGAGGAGTACGTCGACGTGACCTACAAGCTCTGGGAGGGCTCGTGGGATGAGGACGCGCTGCTGAAGGACAAGGAGCGCGGCGTCTTCTCCGACCCGACGAAGATCCACAAGATCGACCACGTCTCCGAGCGGTACGAGGTGCAGGGCCCGCACCTGCCGTCGCCCTCCCCGCAGCGCACGCCCGTGCTCTACCAGGCGGGCTCGTCCGCGTCGGGCCGCCAGTTCGCGGCGCGCAACGCCGAGGCGACGTTCATCATCGCGCCCACACCCGCGATCGCGAAGGAGCTCATCGACGACACTCGACGGCTCGCGGTCGAAGCCGGCCGGCGGCCGGAGGACATCAAGTTCTTCCAGGGGCTGTCGTTCGTCGTGGGCGCGACCGAGGAGGAGGCGAAGGCTAAGGCGGCCGAGTACGAGAAGTACGTGTCGGTCGACGGATACCTCGCGCACCACGCGCTCGTCGACAAGACCGGTCGCGTGTACGACCCCGAGACGCCCATCAAGGACGTCGAGACGAACACGGCGAAGGGCCTCACCGAGTGGGCCGCCAAGGCGATCACCGACCGCGAGCCCGTCATCCGCGACGTCGCGCTGCTCATCTCGCGCTCGACCCGGCTCGTCGGCACGGCCGACCAGATCGCCGACGCACTCGAGGAGTGGCAGGCCGCGGGCGTCGACGGCATCAACGTCATCAACTGGGTGATTCCGGGGTCCTTCGAAGAGTTCGTCCGCGACGTGCTGCCCACGCTCCGAGCCCGCGGGCTCGCGCGGTCGGACTACGGCCCCGGCACCACGCTGCGCGAGCAGCTGTTCGGCGAGCCGCGGCTCAATGCACGGCACCCGGCAGCGCGGTACCGCGGGGCGTTTGGCCGGAACGCGACCGAGGAGCCGGCGCTCCCGGTGCCGGCCGACGCGTCCATCTGA